A genomic stretch from Marinobacter fonticola includes:
- the rfbA gene encoding glucose-1-phosphate thymidylyltransferase RfbA codes for MKGIVLAGGSGTRLYPITLGTSKQLLPVYDKPMIYYPLSVLMLAGIRDILIITTPEDQAGFKRALGTGEQFGINLTYAIQASPDGLAQAFIIGEDFIGDDNVCLVLGDNIFYGQGFTPKLREAAKRAENGQGATIFGYQVKDPERFGVVAFDEQQKAVSIEEKPLKPKSHHAVTGLYFYDNQVTEIAKAVRPSQRGELEITDVNRAYLERGDLHVELLGRGFAWLDTGTHESLLEAAQFVETIEKRQGNKIACLEEVAYNNGWLTKAALKRNGQSLSKNGYGQYLLDIAGEH; via the coding sequence ATGAAAGGCATCGTCCTTGCTGGCGGCTCTGGAACCCGCCTATACCCGATAACTCTCGGCACCTCCAAGCAGTTGCTGCCGGTATACGACAAGCCCATGATTTACTATCCGTTATCTGTGCTTATGTTGGCGGGTATTCGTGACATTCTCATTATCACCACTCCAGAAGATCAGGCGGGCTTTAAGCGAGCACTGGGTACCGGTGAGCAGTTCGGTATCAATCTTACCTATGCTATACAAGCCAGCCCAGATGGCTTAGCTCAGGCGTTTATCATTGGTGAGGACTTTATCGGTGACGACAACGTATGCCTGGTGTTGGGTGATAATATTTTCTACGGTCAGGGCTTTACGCCTAAGCTGCGAGAAGCTGCGAAACGAGCGGAAAACGGCCAAGGTGCGACTATATTCGGGTATCAGGTCAAAGATCCAGAGCGTTTCGGCGTGGTGGCGTTTGATGAGCAGCAAAAAGCGGTTTCCATCGAGGAGAAGCCCTTAAAGCCTAAATCGCATCATGCAGTGACCGGGTTGTATTTCTATGACAATCAGGTAACAGAGATTGCTAAAGCTGTGCGGCCTTCCCAGCGGGGAGAATTAGAAATTACCGACGTAAACAGAGCCTATCTCGAACGGGGTGACCTTCACGTTGAACTTTTAGGTCGAGGCTTCGCGTGGCTGGATACCGGTACCCACGAAAGCTTGTTAGAGGCTGCTCAGTTTGTAGAGACGATCGAAAAGCGGCAAGGTAATAAAATCGCATGTTTGGAAGAGGTTGCCTATAACAATGGATGGCTGACAAAGGCAGCCTTGAAGCGCAATGGGCAGTCGCTGAGTAAAAACGGCTACGGTCAATATTTATTGGACATTGCGGGAGAGCACTAA
- a CDS encoding O-antigen translocase encodes MTLVKTSLLNGIAVIVRMLTLLGINKILAIYVGPTGYAALGQFQNAVQMITTFASGAINTGVTKYTAEHYQDKSRQHKVWRTAGTIALSGSLFTATLVIVFNRQLAGWFLRDESLGSVFIWFALTLVLFVFNTLLLAILNGKKEIQRYVVANIAGSFFALVVTTFLSVQLGLYGALVSLAVYQSLTFFVTLMLTYNASWFRISYLFGGVDRETAKNLARYAMMALTSAACVPLSHILIRDHLGESFGWEAAGYWEAMWRLSSAYLTLVTTTLSVYFLPKLSELKDRSAIKREIIQGYRIILPVAAGCGLIIYFLRDTIIHVLFSSDFLPMETLFAWQMAGDTLKIGAWILAYLMLGKAMVKLFISSEIVFAAMFYGLTVEFTRLFGLEGVAMAHFANYFLYWGIMAFFITRSLKNKSVQKGICDA; translated from the coding sequence ATGACTCTGGTTAAAACAAGCCTGCTAAACGGAATAGCTGTAATTGTTAGAATGCTGACATTGCTGGGCATAAATAAAATTCTAGCTATTTACGTCGGCCCTACAGGCTATGCCGCGCTTGGGCAATTCCAGAATGCCGTGCAGATGATCACTACCTTCGCAAGCGGTGCCATCAATACGGGCGTAACAAAGTATACCGCCGAGCACTATCAGGACAAAAGTAGACAGCATAAAGTTTGGCGTACAGCGGGAACCATAGCGCTTAGCGGATCCCTTTTTACCGCTACGTTGGTCATTGTTTTCAATCGCCAACTGGCGGGCTGGTTCCTAAGAGATGAGTCGTTGGGCAGCGTGTTTATTTGGTTCGCACTCACGCTTGTCTTGTTTGTGTTCAACACGCTGCTCCTAGCAATACTAAACGGCAAGAAAGAGATTCAGCGCTATGTTGTCGCCAACATTGCTGGCAGCTTTTTTGCATTGGTGGTAACTACTTTTTTATCGGTTCAACTCGGTCTGTACGGGGCTCTGGTGTCACTGGCTGTCTATCAGTCCCTTACTTTTTTTGTAACTCTCATGCTCACTTACAACGCGAGCTGGTTTCGCATTAGCTATCTATTTGGTGGTGTAGACCGGGAAACTGCCAAGAATCTGGCGAGGTACGCCATGATGGCACTTACTAGTGCGGCCTGTGTGCCTCTTAGTCACATTTTAATCCGAGACCACCTGGGAGAAAGTTTTGGGTGGGAAGCAGCCGGTTACTGGGAGGCTATGTGGCGGCTTAGCTCTGCCTACCTGACTTTGGTGACCACCACTTTAAGCGTTTATTTCCTGCCGAAGTTATCCGAGTTAAAAGATCGATCGGCAATTAAAAGGGAAATTATTCAAGGATATAGAATAATCCTACCCGTTGCTGCTGGGTGTGGATTAATAATCTATTTTCTAAGGGATACTATTATCCATGTTTTGTTTAGTAGCGATTTTCTACCTATGGAAACACTTTTCGCGTGGCAAATGGCTGGCGACACATTGAAAATCGGCGCTTGGATATTGGCCTATCTGATGCTTGGTAAAGCGATGGTTAAGCTGTTTATTTCTTCCGAAATTGTATTTGCTGCTATGTTTTATGGACTAACTGTAGAATTTACTAGGTTGTTTGGCTTGGAAGGCGTGGCTATGGCACACTTCGCAAACTATTTTTTGTACTGGGGGATAATGGCGTTTTTTATAACTAGATCGTTAAAAAACAAGTCGGTACAGAAAGGTATTTGCGATGCCTGA
- a CDS encoding sugar 3,4-ketoisomerase: MSLINLLEFPMLGDDRGSLVALESGRAVPFDIKRVYYIFGTMEGVSRGFHAHKELQQVAVCVSGQCRMLLDNGTEKAELWLDAPTKGVAIEPMVWHEMHDFSSDCVLLVVASEHYDESDYIRNYEDFIEQVSS; encoded by the coding sequence ATGTCGTTGATCAATCTGCTTGAGTTTCCAATGTTGGGTGACGATCGTGGCTCGTTAGTTGCGCTCGAATCTGGAAGAGCCGTCCCTTTTGATATCAAGCGCGTCTACTACATTTTCGGAACGATGGAAGGGGTTAGTAGGGGCTTTCACGCTCACAAAGAGCTTCAACAGGTCGCTGTATGCGTGTCAGGGCAATGTCGCATGTTGCTAGATAACGGTACAGAGAAAGCTGAACTTTGGCTGGATGCACCAACTAAGGGGGTAGCGATTGAGCCCATGGTTTGGCACGAAATGCATGATTTCAGTTCCGATTGCGTCCTGCTCGTAGTTGCCAGTGAGCACTATGACGAAAGCGATTATATACGGAATTATGAGGATTTCATCGAGCAGGTGAGCTCATGA
- a CDS encoding O-antigen ligase family protein, producing MAFLKPLFRAIELLLMKCLCSTIVLFLLIVLFIDFLPISFGGYAAQRFLLLSISGSVVLVVGFGWLNPAREASQSQVLWQALPGIFLAVLFFLLSFPYRFRPFNWIEPGMYAFYFLFIILVGGRLAQLNRAERLVGAFIFLVAGACFFYGAMTINVYLFAISGSVANLVNYIPWGFVNIRYWSHVATWLLPLLPLAVFIGPYKDNRLWKTGVALAAALWWWIVLMSSARGTMLGVGFGTLLVLLLIGRPSFPWLKVSAKYLLFGVCAWLLLSVLIPSILLDEVQIRSIKTGGSGRWPLFLEAFQMSIQNFPFGMGPQSWLTHEIITEAYRNSPKFGHPHNMYLMWAAEYGWLLIAGLLVLVGQAAKNFWVKRTLIRSGQAPELALILAAFTASVSAALFHAGVSAVFMAPGSMLIGLLVLTLFWALVQPPVALVPPLTVRQRRGRTKIALLVTAVVAVLCVVWLREVWHYYRAMEQDVEFYHEHASEGTLPRFWFHGNYPRHPSQMP from the coding sequence ATGGCTTTTCTTAAACCGTTATTCAGGGCCATCGAGCTGCTTTTAATGAAATGCTTGTGCAGCACCATTGTGTTATTTTTGCTTATAGTACTATTCATTGATTTCCTTCCAATATCTTTTGGGGGATACGCAGCTCAACGGTTTTTGTTGCTAAGCATCTCCGGCTCAGTTGTTTTAGTAGTAGGATTTGGGTGGTTAAATCCTGCTAGAGAGGCATCCCAGTCACAAGTGTTATGGCAGGCGCTTCCTGGCATTTTTCTTGCTGTTCTCTTTTTTCTTCTTTCTTTTCCTTACCGATTCCGGCCGTTTAATTGGATTGAGCCGGGGATGTATGCTTTCTATTTTCTTTTTATCATTTTAGTGGGTGGTCGTCTGGCTCAATTGAATCGTGCTGAACGTTTAGTAGGTGCGTTCATTTTCCTTGTCGCGGGTGCATGTTTTTTCTACGGCGCAATGACCATCAATGTGTATCTATTTGCTATCAGCGGTAGCGTAGCGAACCTTGTTAACTATATCCCCTGGGGCTTCGTAAACATTCGTTATTGGAGCCATGTCGCCACCTGGCTGCTACCCCTTTTGCCCCTAGCCGTTTTCATTGGCCCGTATAAAGACAATCGACTGTGGAAAACAGGCGTAGCGTTAGCCGCCGCGCTTTGGTGGTGGATCGTTCTGATGTCGTCAGCTCGAGGGACCATGTTAGGGGTGGGGTTCGGGACTCTTCTAGTCCTTCTGTTGATCGGTCGACCTTCCTTTCCGTGGCTCAAGGTATCGGCGAAATACTTGCTTTTCGGCGTGTGCGCATGGCTTTTATTATCGGTATTGATCCCCTCCATTCTGCTAGATGAAGTTCAAATAAGAAGCATTAAAACTGGCGGCTCTGGCCGATGGCCGCTATTCCTCGAAGCGTTTCAGATGAGCATTCAGAATTTTCCCTTCGGCATGGGACCGCAATCCTGGCTAACCCATGAAATTATTACCGAGGCATACCGAAACTCACCGAAGTTTGGGCATCCTCACAATATGTATCTCATGTGGGCAGCCGAATACGGTTGGTTGTTGATCGCGGGGTTGCTTGTATTGGTTGGCCAAGCCGCTAAAAATTTTTGGGTAAAACGTACGTTGATTAGGTCCGGGCAGGCGCCAGAGCTGGCGCTCATCTTGGCAGCTTTTACTGCATCGGTTTCTGCAGCACTTTTTCATGCGGGTGTTTCAGCCGTATTTATGGCACCTGGCTCCATGTTAATTGGATTGCTCGTTCTGACACTGTTTTGGGCGTTGGTCCAGCCGCCTGTTGCGCTAGTACCACCATTAACGGTACGTCAGAGGCGAGGTAGGACAAAGATAGCTCTACTGGTGACGGCTGTGGTCGCCGTACTTTGCGTCGTGTGGCTTAGGGAGGTTTGGCACTATTATCGCGCGATGGAGCAGGACGTTGAGTTCTATCACGAGCATGCCTCCGAGGGGACGCTCCCCAGATTCTGGTTCCATGGGAACTACCCTAGGCATCCGAGCCAGATGCCGTAA
- a CDS encoding pilin, translating to MKRAQKGFTLIELMIVVAIIGILAAIAIPQYQDYTAKSQVAAGLAEISPAKTAYELAINDGSTLAANALSDLGIKSTDRCTVTSAAYTPGTTTLPINGALVCDLNGNPNVAGADINLNRLADGSWACVITGAPASWKDSYTPTGCTKS from the coding sequence ATGAAACGTGCCCAAAAAGGTTTTACTCTGATTGAATTGATGATCGTCGTTGCGATCATTGGTATTTTGGCTGCCATCGCTATTCCTCAGTATCAGGATTACACCGCAAAGTCCCAGGTTGCTGCGGGGCTGGCGGAGATTTCTCCAGCCAAGACAGCCTATGAGCTGGCGATAAATGACGGAAGCACTCTCGCAGCTAACGCTCTTAGCGATCTGGGTATTAAATCTACAGACCGGTGTACTGTAACATCTGCGGCGTATACTCCAGGCACGACGACACTTCCGATTAACGGTGCGCTTGTGTGTGACTTGAACGGTAACCCGAATGTTGCAGGGGCTGACATCAACCTCAACCGTCTCGCTGATGGAAGCTGGGCTTGCGTTATCACAGGTGCTCCAGCAAGCTGGAAAGATTCTTATACGCCAACTGGTTGTACCAAGAGTTAA
- a CDS encoding Wzz/FepE/Etk N-terminal domain-containing protein yields the protein MNNAYEQQQMRDDEISLVDLAAVFVRRRYVFYIVFVVVTLAGLAYALFTSDKYEYASLLEVAEQGDGRPIEQPAAVIATIENRWLQEVSTRFRAEHEKKLPFEVNASNPEQTRLIRLSSESDKENAEVVKDIHTTLIDRVKQHQGNLISSEEKSLQRQIESLEKVIEALEGQQFAGEALARAIEKRVSLERQLEQLKPVEVLVVSRESAEKTGPRRALIVVLAGLLGGMVGVFGAFLFEFIIRVRAQLSANASA from the coding sequence ATGAACAATGCTTACGAGCAGCAACAAATGCGAGATGACGAGATAAGTTTGGTGGATTTGGCCGCGGTGTTCGTCCGCCGCCGGTATGTTTTTTATATCGTATTTGTTGTCGTGACTTTAGCGGGCTTAGCATACGCACTTTTCACATCCGACAAGTACGAATATGCGAGCCTTTTGGAAGTGGCCGAGCAAGGCGACGGGCGCCCCATAGAGCAGCCAGCTGCAGTGATTGCCACTATTGAGAATCGCTGGCTGCAAGAAGTGAGTACTCGCTTCCGAGCGGAGCATGAGAAAAAACTACCTTTCGAGGTAAACGCAAGCAATCCGGAACAAACCCGCCTCATCCGCCTCAGCTCCGAGTCGGATAAGGAAAATGCCGAGGTTGTTAAGGATATACACACAACCTTGATCGACAGGGTGAAGCAGCATCAGGGCAATTTGATTAGCTCGGAAGAAAAGAGCCTTCAGCGACAAATTGAATCTCTGGAGAAGGTTATCGAAGCCCTAGAAGGGCAGCAGTTCGCCGGAGAAGCTTTGGCGAGAGCCATTGAGAAACGTGTAAGCCTGGAGCGCCAGTTGGAACAGCTTAAGCCAGTGGAAGTGCTTGTGGTGAGTCGCGAGAGTGCGGAGAAGACAGGGCCAAGACGAGCGCTGATCGTCGTGCTAGCGGGTTTGCTGGGTGGCATGGTAGGTGTTTTTGGAGCATTTCTCTTTGAATTTATTATTCGCGTGAGAGCACAGCTAAGTGCGAATGCCAGCGCCTAA
- the rfbB gene encoding dTDP-glucose 4,6-dehydratase, with protein sequence MKFLITGGAGFIGSAVIRHIIHNTADDVVNVDKLTYAGNLESLAEVSGNKRYCFEQVDICDRSELERVLRQHQPDAIMHLAAESHVDRSIDGPAAFIETNIVGTYTLLEAARRYWGGLDEIRKARFRFHHVSTDEVYGDLEGTTELFTETTSYAPSSPYSASKASSDHLVRSWYRTYGLPVLVTNCSNNYGPYHFPEKLIPLMILNALEGKPLPVYGKGEQVRDWLYVEDHAHALYKVATEGEVGETYNIGGRNEKRNIDVVGTICTLLEEFVPNKPVGVDAYSDLVTYVTDRPGHDLRYAIDARKIQRELGWVPAETFESGIRKTIQWYLDNLDWCRRAQDGSYQRERLGVAG encoded by the coding sequence ATGAAATTTTTGATTACAGGTGGGGCCGGATTTATCGGTTCTGCCGTCATCCGTCATATTATTCACAACACCGCTGATGACGTTGTAAACGTTGACAAGCTTACGTACGCAGGCAACCTTGAGAGCCTTGCTGAAGTTAGCGGTAACAAGCGTTACTGTTTCGAGCAGGTTGATATTTGCGATCGCTCGGAACTTGAACGTGTGCTGAGACAGCACCAACCGGACGCGATTATGCATTTGGCTGCCGAAAGCCATGTGGATCGCTCCATTGACGGCCCGGCTGCATTCATCGAAACGAACATTGTAGGCACCTATACGTTACTGGAAGCTGCGCGAAGATACTGGGGTGGCCTCGATGAAATCCGGAAAGCACGTTTCCGCTTCCATCATGTCAGTACCGATGAGGTCTACGGAGACCTTGAAGGGACGACTGAACTTTTCACTGAGACTACATCTTACGCACCCAGCAGCCCTTATAGCGCCAGTAAAGCGAGCTCCGATCACTTGGTGCGTTCTTGGTATAGGACCTATGGACTTCCGGTATTGGTTACCAACTGTTCGAACAACTATGGTCCTTATCATTTCCCTGAGAAACTTATTCCGTTGATGATTCTTAACGCCCTGGAGGGCAAGCCTTTGCCCGTGTATGGCAAGGGCGAGCAAGTTCGCGATTGGCTCTATGTTGAAGACCACGCCCATGCACTATACAAAGTGGCCACCGAAGGCGAGGTCGGTGAGACATACAACATCGGCGGCCGCAATGAAAAGCGGAACATCGACGTAGTGGGAACGATTTGCACGTTGCTGGAAGAGTTTGTGCCGAACAAGCCGGTAGGCGTCGATGCTTATTCGGACTTAGTCACCTACGTAACAGATCGCCCGGGTCATGATCTGCGTTATGCCATCGATGCCCGCAAGATTCAGAGAGAGCTTGGCTGGGTTCCCGCAGAAACGTTTGAATCAGGCATCCGTAAAACCATCCAGTGGTATCTCGACAACCTCGACTGGTGCCGGCGAGCGCAAGACGGTAGCTACCAGCGAGAGCGGCTGGGGGTTGCTGGCTGA
- a CDS encoding NAD-dependent epimerase/dehydratase family protein, translating to MKRYDALAQELLVNPRVWLVTGAAGFIGSNLVEHLLGLGQAVVGLDNFATGHRHNLEEVKTLVSGEQWSRFTFIEGDIRNLEDCRHACQDVDHVLHQAALGSVPRSINDPITTDGTNIGGFLNMLVAARDAAVESFTYAASSSTYGDHPALPKVEANIGKPLSPYAVTKYVNELYADVFAKTYGFNTVGLRYFNVFGKRQDPDGAYAAVIPKWTAAMLQDEDVVVNGDGETSRDFCFVENAVQANLLAATADKNAKNEVYNVAVGDRTTLNELFGALQSALAENGKQYIKSPVYQDFRAGDVRHSQADIGKAVSKLGYSPEYRIAAGITKAMPWYIEDVN from the coding sequence ATGAAGAGATACGACGCCTTAGCGCAAGAATTGTTGGTCAATCCACGAGTTTGGCTTGTCACTGGTGCAGCTGGCTTTATAGGCTCTAACTTAGTCGAGCACCTTCTCGGTCTGGGCCAGGCTGTGGTCGGGCTAGATAACTTTGCCACTGGCCATCGGCATAATCTGGAAGAGGTAAAGACTTTGGTCTCAGGAGAGCAATGGTCCCGTTTCACGTTTATCGAAGGGGACATTCGCAACCTGGAGGACTGTCGTCACGCGTGTCAGGATGTCGACCACGTACTGCATCAGGCGGCGCTCGGCTCGGTGCCTCGCAGCATTAACGATCCGATTACGACGGATGGCACCAATATCGGTGGCTTTCTGAATATGCTCGTTGCTGCCCGAGATGCTGCAGTAGAGAGTTTCACCTACGCCGCCAGTAGCTCAACTTACGGCGACCATCCCGCCTTGCCCAAAGTTGAAGCAAATATTGGAAAACCACTATCACCCTATGCGGTCACCAAGTACGTCAATGAATTGTATGCTGATGTTTTCGCAAAAACCTACGGGTTCAACACTGTAGGCCTGCGCTACTTCAACGTATTTGGTAAACGCCAGGACCCAGACGGCGCCTATGCTGCCGTTATCCCTAAATGGACCGCCGCAATGCTGCAGGACGAGGATGTGGTGGTAAATGGAGACGGCGAGACCAGTCGGGATTTCTGTTTCGTGGAGAACGCCGTTCAAGCCAACCTGCTAGCTGCCACCGCCGATAAGAATGCAAAGAACGAAGTCTACAACGTTGCTGTAGGGGATCGTACGACGTTAAACGAGTTGTTTGGGGCGCTTCAGAGCGCGTTGGCGGAGAATGGCAAGCAATATATCAAATCGCCCGTTTACCAAGATTTCCGCGCAGGCGACGTACGCCACTCACAAGCAGATATCGGCAAGGCGGTCAGCAAACTTGGCTACTCCCCGGAATATCGGATTGCTGCAGGGATTACTAAAGCCATGCCTTGGTACATTGAGGACGTAAACTAA
- the rfaH gene encoding transcription/translation regulatory transformer protein RfaH translates to MTWYVLQHKPNQGDRAVEHLQNQDVACFYPKIEVEKIKNGKRAKKLEPLFPGYIFFKMDPSDPSWAKLRSTRGVLRVVAFSNKPSPIEDSVITQIKRGMQAIAEQGGIKPGQPVNIEDGPFKGLNAIFQTYDGETRAIVLIEFMQSQQRVRVPVSAIKR, encoded by the coding sequence ATGACTTGGTACGTTCTACAGCACAAACCGAATCAGGGAGATCGAGCTGTGGAGCATCTGCAAAACCAGGATGTGGCGTGCTTCTACCCCAAGATTGAAGTAGAGAAGATTAAAAACGGTAAACGGGCAAAGAAGCTCGAGCCGCTTTTCCCTGGGTATATCTTCTTTAAGATGGACCCCAGCGATCCATCATGGGCAAAGCTTCGTTCCACACGAGGGGTGCTGCGAGTGGTTGCTTTCAGTAACAAGCCCTCTCCTATAGAGGACAGCGTCATAACGCAGATTAAGCGTGGCATGCAGGCCATCGCGGAGCAGGGCGGCATCAAGCCGGGCCAGCCGGTCAATATCGAAGACGGTCCCTTTAAAGGCCTCAATGCCATTTTCCAGACATACGATGGCGAGACCCGAGCCATTGTTTTGATTGAATTTATGCAGAGTCAACAAAGGGTGCGCGTGCCCGTATCTGCTATAAAGCGATAA
- a CDS encoding DegT/DnrJ/EryC1/StrS family aminotransferase, whose amino-acid sequence MIPFLDLKAINSQYREELIEAATRVIDSGWYIQGNEVKSFEQAFAAYCGTEHCIGVANGLDALALTLRAWKELGKLQDGDEVIVPANTYIATILAITENNLKPILVEPDEETFNLCPQKTAAAITANTRAIVAVHLYGRLAPMVDIMVLAKQHDLLVLEDAAQAHGASVDGHRAGSWGHAAGFSFYPGKNLGALGDAGAVTTNNEELAQTIRALGNYGSEQKYQNQYQGVNSRLDELQAALLKVKLHCLDSETQRRREIASAYANGINNPAIRSPIASDTKANCLENHAFHLYVVRTASRTALQEHLQGLGVQAMIHYPIPPHQQEAYESWSAQSYPVTEIIHQEVLSLPISPTMCDEQVNKVIEACNSFPAY is encoded by the coding sequence ATGATTCCTTTTCTAGATCTTAAGGCAATCAATAGCCAGTATCGTGAGGAGCTGATTGAAGCTGCAACTCGTGTCATCGATTCTGGGTGGTACATACAGGGCAATGAAGTTAAGAGCTTCGAGCAAGCGTTTGCCGCCTACTGCGGAACCGAGCACTGTATTGGCGTCGCAAATGGCCTAGATGCGCTAGCGCTTACTTTGCGAGCTTGGAAAGAGCTAGGAAAATTGCAAGACGGCGACGAAGTCATTGTCCCCGCGAATACTTACATTGCCACTATCTTGGCCATTACCGAGAACAATCTCAAGCCAATATTAGTGGAGCCAGATGAAGAGACGTTCAATTTGTGTCCCCAAAAAACGGCTGCAGCTATCACCGCAAACACTCGTGCGATTGTCGCCGTTCATTTGTATGGTCGGCTTGCGCCTATGGTGGACATCATGGTGTTGGCAAAGCAGCATGACCTCTTGGTTCTGGAGGATGCAGCTCAGGCCCATGGCGCATCGGTAGACGGTCACAGGGCGGGGAGTTGGGGGCATGCAGCTGGGTTTAGCTTCTATCCTGGTAAGAACCTAGGTGCACTAGGGGACGCAGGTGCGGTGACAACCAATAATGAAGAGCTTGCCCAAACCATACGTGCGTTGGGCAATTACGGAAGCGAGCAAAAATATCAGAATCAGTACCAGGGGGTGAACAGCCGTCTGGACGAGCTGCAGGCGGCCTTGTTGAAGGTGAAGCTGCATTGTCTTGATTCAGAAACTCAGCGTCGCCGGGAAATCGCGTCTGCTTATGCGAACGGTATCAATAACCCCGCCATTCGAAGTCCTATCGCCAGTGATACAAAGGCGAATTGCTTGGAGAATCATGCTTTTCATCTTTATGTAGTTCGTACAGCTTCGCGCACTGCGTTACAGGAGCATCTGCAGGGGCTGGGCGTGCAAGCTATGATTCACTACCCGATACCCCCCCATCAGCAAGAAGCTTACGAATCTTGGAGCGCCCAAAGCTACCCTGTCACAGAAATAATACATCAAGAAGTATTGAGTCTACCTATCAGCCCGACAATGTGTGACGAGCAGGTTAATAAAGTTATCGAAGCCTGCAATTCATTTCCGGCTTATTAA
- a CDS encoding glycosyltransferase — protein MPEVDPLVSIIIPCYNHESYVQDCVYSVINQDYKHIELIIIDDGSKDKTADKIRELISECDNRFTRFEFRSRPNKGLCATLNEAIDWCEGEYFSAIASDDKMLPKKTTIQVAYLARNPQCDGVFGATNVINNFGDVVRRQRPKVGEVKFKQIFLQLRSVSTPTQMIRLSSVKDVGGYPPGAYIEDWYMWLRLLSNGSRLDVIGETLVEYRKHGGGLSANIERMHVARNEILSGYRSNECFKAAKAAANLSYAIDLQPYRKAESLRVALSSIKLFPAQLLTRRFRRYVVKIFVPYNILRR, from the coding sequence ATGCCTGAAGTAGATCCTCTCGTTTCAATAATCATCCCTTGTTATAATCATGAAAGCTATGTTCAGGATTGTGTCTATAGCGTAATAAATCAGGACTATAAACACATAGAGCTTATCATTATAGATGACGGGTCTAAAGATAAGACTGCTGACAAGATCCGAGAGCTAATTTCCGAATGTGATAATAGATTCACTCGGTTTGAGTTTAGATCAAGGCCAAATAAGGGGCTTTGCGCAACCCTAAACGAAGCCATTGATTGGTGCGAAGGAGAGTATTTTTCTGCGATAGCATCCGACGACAAGATGTTGCCTAAAAAGACGACAATTCAGGTGGCCTACTTGGCAAGGAACCCGCAATGTGATGGCGTCTTTGGTGCGACGAATGTAATTAATAATTTCGGAGATGTAGTTCGCAGGCAAAGGCCTAAGGTTGGAGAAGTCAAATTTAAGCAAATTTTTTTGCAGCTACGATCTGTCTCCACGCCAACTCAAATGATTCGTTTGTCCTCAGTAAAAGATGTCGGCGGTTATCCCCCCGGCGCTTATATCGAAGACTGGTACATGTGGTTGAGGCTGCTAAGTAATGGTAGTAGATTGGATGTTATTGGTGAAACTCTCGTAGAGTATAGGAAGCACGGGGGAGGGTTAAGCGCAAATATCGAAAGAATGCATGTCGCTCGTAACGAGATATTAAGTGGTTATAGGTCGAATGAGTGCTTTAAAGCAGCAAAGGCTGCGGCGAATTTGTCTTACGCCATTGATTTGCAGCCATATAGAAAAGCCGAAAGCCTTCGGGTTGCCTTGAGTTCGATAAAGCTTTTCCCTGCGCAGTTACTAACTCGTCGTTTCCGTAGATATGTAGTTAAAATTTTTGTTCCTTATAATATTTTAAGAAGATAG